In Podarcis raffonei isolate rPodRaf1 chromosome 11, rPodRaf1.pri, whole genome shotgun sequence, the sequence TGGAGAAGCAGATATTGGTAAGGAAGGAGAGACACCGCAGGAAGCAAACAGGGGCACAGTCCGATCCTGTACCTTCAACTCCGTTTGCCAGACCATTGGAAGGTCACCCTGTTCTTCCTCTTGCCTCACCATGGCAGAAAACCCCTGGTTGAAATTCTCTGGGCAGAAAAGTTGGTCTATGATGGCCgtctctccttcctctccagTGGTGCCAAGAAGGAGGTACAGAACTTTCTTAGCCCCTCTGTAACAAAAGCAAGGCCAGTTTTACCAGGAGGGTCATTGCCACACACTCACATTCCTTCCCCATCCTTCCTCCCTAGCAGCCGCCTGAAGGAGAGCCTCCCTTAGAAAACCAAGTTGGACTGGAAACCCCCAGAGGCTGAAGGGAAAACGACTCCATTGGCCCCTTTGCAACACACTACTCACCCAAGGAATTCCTGGTCATAATGGAAGTTGACAACCATCCCCAGGAGAGCGATCAGCAGCTGTGGGAAATTCCGGAGGATGGCGTGGAACAGGCTGGTGAGATGTTGTTGTAGAAGAGAGAGGTGCAAGTCACTTTCCCTGTTTTTCTGCAGAATACAGAAACCCCTCAATATTACCCTGGGAGGAAGGAAGCCAGAAAGCAGGTGGTTCGTTCTTACCACTTGGGTGGCTGATTCTGCCAAGGGGCTTTGGTAAAGCTGTTCGGCCATGAGATGGAGCAATTGTTCTTGGTTGGCCGATGCCGAAACCTCCTTCCATACTCTCTCACAGTCTCTGTGAATGCAAAAACAAGAGCAATGATCAGATTCAAGTCTTCTGCTTGCTGCCATGCTCCAGAGAGAGGAAATGGCAGCAAGGGCCTTCTGAGCAAGCCCTGCAGCTTGCCAACCTTCCCCTTAGCCCAGTAGAACCTGGAGGGCTCCATACCCGAAGGGAAACTGGAGGAGGTATTCAACCACTTTCACCAGGTGGTGGTGTGACAAGATGGAGAAAGTGAAGACGGCCATGTTTCTGCCCTCCACTGTAGGCCCCTGGGTGATTTTGTAGAAGGCCTCCAGCAGCACTTCCACCTGTCAGAGAAAAGGAAAGGGTTGCTTGGAGAGTACAAGGAAGCAGGGCTGTCTGCAGGCGGATCCCTCCATCCCTCATAGAAAGGGGGACCCTTGACCTGTGCCACTACAGCCATCTTCATTCAAAGGTACCAATCAGGGTCTTTGGGAGTATTGGACACAGGCAGCTCCAGGGAACCAGTTCCCCTCTCCATTGTGGGCCAAGAGAAAAGCTTACCAGTCTgctcccaggaggaggaggattccCCATTCCTGAACCCATGTTTCTCAGGACCCTTCTTGTCCTGACATTGCCAGGGCCCTCTCAACAAACATGAGTCCTGGCCACCCAATGGCATTAGGTTGCCTCCCCTACACCAAAGCGGAGATTCTTCTCTCCTACCTTTGAAGACACCTTACCTCTACCGCTTTGCCGCTAAACTGCTTGATGAACTCTTGCAGCAGGTGGGAGATGTCCAAGGGGTCGAAGCTGCTCTCAAGAACCAGGTTGCTGGCCAGGAAGCACATGGCCTCCAAGAGCTGCTCCGCAGGGAGAAAGGTGCCAAAGACCTGAAGCAAGAGAGGAAGGTCAGAGATGCCCAcagggcagggctggggagcAGAAAGCCCAGGTGCTTTCTCTGTGGAACAGCAACTTACCCTGGCAAGAGAGTAGCAGTCATTGATGAACAATTCAGGAACCGGTTCTCCGGTGGAATTGAGGACCTTCTGAGCTCTGATGATGAGTGTTTGGTTCCTTGACGTTCGTGCCAGCGTCTCTGCAAAGGAAAGCCAAAGTTAGTTTGGGTCTtgctcaccccaccccatgctgCGATGCATTCTTCCAGTCTTACCTTCGTTGCGCCACAGGATGGGCAGAAGATGGCAGAGGGCCTCTGCTGCCCGCTGCCTGCACTCCAGGTCTGGATCCAGTGCACACAGACAGGAAATCGCCACCAGTTGGCCAAGGGAGGATGCAGGAAGCACTACCGATGGCTGAGAAGAAACCCAGAGAAGGGACTGATAAGAGAAGCAACCCTTCACCATTTTtcataaaacatttttattaaatcttcaaaacattccaaaacattTAGCATCCTATACAGAAAATATCAATTTCTTTTTGACTTCCCATCCCTCTTTTCCTGATGTTTGCTTTTTACTTCTTTTATCAGCTGTTTTACTCACTAGGATTCATTCTGCTATGGCCCAGCTCTGTTCTTAAAATTGGGTGTGTGCTGGGATGCCTGATTGTCCCTTGGGCACCTTGCAGGGTGGGCGTAGAAGGAGCAGCCTGAAGGCCTTGACAGCCCTGCATGGTTGCAATGCTTTGCTTCAGTAACTCACATATTCCTGGATCTTCTGCAGGAGGTTGGAAAGCTCTCGGAGCACCTTCCTTCGGAGCATCTTCTTCCCACTCTTTATCGTGGTGACGACATCTGTAAGTCTGGCCTTCAGCTGGTCCTTGCTGAAGCCTTCGGGAGGAACATCAGCCGCATCCGGTGAACCTGTGGTTGGGGTGCTGAGGGGAGAAAGGAGTAGCACTTGTGTAAAAAGGTTTTATTGCCTCCCATCCTTCAAAGACCCCAAGCACCACCACCATAGAAATGGATGGGGAGGGGCCTTTTGAAAGCAATTGatgattggggggaggggattagCACAGCATTACCTTGGAGGAAGATCCTCCCCTTCTTCCAGGCTGACTTCTGATATTTGATCTTCGTTGAAATCAATTCCCTGTCCACGAGAAAAGAGAAACAGGAACGTCAGAATGTGAGGAGTGGATCAGACCCATTCATGTTTTTGTGTTGATCAGGAAAGTGCAGGCAAGGTAGGTTGGGAAAGAAACTTAAAATCTCTGTCCTCAATTTCCTTAGAGACCTTATTCATCCATTCATTcctttagagcatttgtacccctCTCCTAAGCCAAAAAGGCCCCAAGAGAGCCTTCCATGAAATCAAATGCAAGAAACTCCCTAATTGCAGACTTCTATTGTAATAAACAATCTGACCAACAGAAATACAACACATAAGGAAAGGGGGcaaggagggcagaggaaaagacAACTCACAAGCTCAGGCCCCAGGGTCTAGAATGCTGTTCTCATatctcccactgaggcagcctgaTGAAATGGCTGCCGCCACATGACAGTTGGGGGACAGGTGGGCAGCAGGGCTCCCTGCATATGCTCTGCAGAAAAACCAGATCCATCCGGCACCCCC encodes:
- the LOC128423704 gene encoding uncharacterized protein LOC128423704, with product MLRRKVLRELSNLLQKIQEYPSVVLPASSLGQLVAISCLCALDPDLECRQRAAEALCHLLPILWRNEETLARTSRNQTLIIRAQKVLNSTGEPVPELFINDCYSLARVFGTFLPAEQLLEAMCFLASNLVLESSFDPLDISHLLQEFIKQFSGKAVEVEVLLEAFYKITQGPTVEGRNMAVFTFSILSHHHLVKVVEYLLQFPFGDCERVWKEVSASANQEQLLHLMAEQLYQSPLAESATQVGNIEGFLYSAEKQGK